The nucleotide sequence TGGCCATGGTGACGCGACGGCGACGCAACCGGCGCCGAGGGCGATTCCGGTGGAGAAAGGCGGTGCGAGCGGGTCGGGTGGGTGCACAAGGAGTGGGTGATGCTGCAGGCAAGAGGAATTGGACGGAGGTTGATTGGTGGCGGTGAATTCCTGCTGGCGACCGAGCTCACCGGCGGCAAAGCAGAGAacgggaaagagagagagagcggccGGTGGCTTCACGTTTTAACGGTGAGGGACGTCTCTAGACGTTGCCAGCTCCTGCTCGTGCTCGCCACGCAGGCTGCTACGTGCCCACATGCGAGGAGGCGGCAAAACTGGGGCGGCGGCTGTCAGTGAGCAGCTGTGTGGCAGCTGCTTGCCGATGCACTGTTCATGACTGACAGAGCCATTTCCCCACTCCTTTTCTCCCAAAAACACATAGAAACTTGATCATTGGCCTTAAGCAACATTGTTCAATGAGCTGAGATCTCCAACATTGGTTAAGGAACTAAACTCACCAAATCACTAGTTTTAAAGatttttaattttgaaaatggccACTTTGAAACTGAAACAGGATTCAGTTAAGGTTTCAGAAAAACAGTTTTGATCAGCTACTTTGGCAATTTAATTAGAGGTCAACCGACTATCAAACTTAACAACCAAATATACATTATCATAGTTCGAACATGCCATCAAACAATGAAACAACATTTGCACCATTTTTGTTTATGAAATCTCATTTAATAAATACCCAAAAATTGAACTTAATAACTGATTTTCAAGGACTTGGACAAAAATGGCTAAGTTAGAAAATCACCCTCAAATCCAATCGTTGGGctccaaattaaacatgtttgacTGAGAATCACCATTATATTTTGATTCTACATGAAAGCACACACTTTGCACTATAAAGTTTAtattaacaaaattttaattgtttaagccATTATCAATCTATAAATTCACAAAGAACCTTAAACATTAATATTGTTAACATTTCATGTAACATGTGAAACACCTTATATGCAACATGAGGAGCTAtaattgaaacatgggttgtATTAATGCCACAATGcctgatgattatgcataatgatgctCATGATAAGAATTTTAGTTactttttaacatctgggatgttacattTACCCGTTTCTGTATACCCGTATATCCCACTCCTCCTGCTACCGGTAGAAAAAATACAGTAACAGAAACAGGAGTGTGTTTCCTGCCTGTTTCCGTCCGTTTTGATCCCTAGGAATCTCCTAAATGAATTAGTGGACAATCCACACCAATCCTCATATTTTTTTCCTCAGGTTCAATTTAGTCTCTATAATGTAAAGTCAGACAGTTTGATCCCTCAATTTGATTCTTAACGCAAACGCAAAATGCTGCTTCAGTTGtgatttgaaaaatataaatggcaGCATAAAGAGATACAAGGAGACAGTAATAGATATGCTTCAAAATGAACAAAGAGGTAGCTACCTCGTTTGggagttcatcatcatcattatattgTCAAGTCCAGTTATTGGCTCTCCATGTGTTGCAGCATGGTAATTTACTATATTCTCCACTGAAAGTATGGATAGTCATAAGGAACCATAAGTTGGAAAGTTAAAGCTGAAAGCTAAGTAGTTGCATATGTACTTACCTCCACACTCGGTTGGTGATTGGTCCAAGGGCCATAAATTGTGGATGGATACATGGACTAGAACCAAGCTAGACAATAGGAGGCTAGGAGCAATTGTCCACCTCATCATCAGCACCCGTTGGGTCGATTCCAATTCTGGTTCCTCATTGGCACAAGGTTCTGGGGCCTCAACTGCACAAAGCTGAGGCATATAGGCACGAAATCATGTGCAAGTGCCTCCCTCAACTCCTACACGGCTTACCCCTCCTCTACGCGAGGAATGTGGTCACATAGCGACTTAATTTAGATCAGAACTCAGGCCAAGGCCTATTCTCCATTTGCTGAGCCTTATTAGTGTGCTGCACTACTTGGGTACATGTATGGAGGTCGGCCGGCTAGCTCTGACGCTTGTTGAGCTTCCCTTCTTTGTAAATGCTGCTGCGGAACTCCCTGATCAAGTGGTTGGAGTAGGATAGCAATCCATATCCCTGAGCCCAGGCCTCAAGAGACTTCAACAAGAAATGATATATCTCTTAAGAGCATCAGTTTCCTCTGCGATTTTGCCTCTCTTCTGACCCCACCGATGGGTCCTTCCCCTCTTGGGCAGAGGTATGTTCCCCAAGACGCTTGTTGTAAATGGGAAATGGgtaacacataaccttaagggtGTCAGCTAGCTTCATGTGTCCATCACACTCCTTGACCTCACACCAACAGGACTCAAGGGATGAGTTCTCTCCATCTTCGAAATAAAACATGTTGTTCACCTAATTGGTGACCTTCATTAAAGAACAAGTCTGCAAACAAAAAAGATGCACTTGGAAGATACACTGAAAATCATACAGTGGAATATGAATCTTCAATGTACTTTGGATTTCAAGAGGTTGGTGTGGCGGCATACCCAATCATTTTATATATCATAGACTTCAAGATTAATGACAGATAAATGGCTCATTTATGTTTGACCTGCTCTCTAAACTAGACTAAATAGCCACACACTATTTACAGCAGAAAAAACATGATGAGCTTCGAATGCAATGGATGTCGAACCAGCATGAAAAATTAAATCAAAACTGCATTCATTGCAATCACATGAAGATCATCATTGAAAAACGAGTTAACAATATACCAAAAGGCATGTTCTAAGGATGAAGCAAGTCCATGCAATACAGAAGAGCAAATTCTCATCAGTAAAATACACTGCCCTAAAATCCCACGATTTTAAGCTCAAGGATGCTACTCCTATCCTACTCAGGCCAAGATCAATGCTACTGAGCATCAGCAGGCAGCTAAACTAAGGGCTGTCATAGAACATGGAATACAAGCAAACCACAAGTTACAGTCCCAGAGTTGAGCAAAAGCTTCCTGCAATTATAAGTTGACAGAATGCTTCTACATTCCTTCTGCGTACTGCTCAATCATCTGTTGCTCCCAAACCTGAAAGTAATCGACATAGtatgagtaattcaactcagagGAAAACCTTATTCCCGTTTAGAAGGTAGACAATTCATCAAGGATAAGTACCAGAAAAGATTATTGTAGAATCATaatggggcaaaaaaaaaaaaagagaattaCCACCCTTGAGGACATATGGAAGCATTACAAGAGCTAGCCATATAACAAGCAATATCAGCAGTGTACTTAGATACAAATATCTGGTGTAAACATTATCCTctcaaacaacagaattacacATTGAGGATGAGAAGACGAAGGCTTGAAGTTTAAACATCAAGACACGAATGGAAAGAACTTCTGCAAGCAAATTTACAAGCCAAAATAGAAGTCCCTGTAAACACGTACCaacctctgttccaaattataggtctttttggcttttctaggtacatagcttttgctatgcacctagatatacaatatgtctagatacataataaaagttgtttatctaaaaaagccaaaacgacctaccatttggaacggagggagtaacataTAATGCAACGGAAGTCATGTAGTGTATAATGGTTGCATTGCAAGTACCAAGAAATTGAAAAGAGCTAATTCACCAACTCTACCACTGCACCAAAGTATTGacaaaatcacctgattgagCGGATACTATCATCATAAAGTATCCTCTTATTCGCTAAGCAATTTACACTTTATTGCAAAAAAAAGGGTACACTTACTACTGTGTAGCCAGCTCGCTAAACATCATCAGTGCTCTGTTCAAGGTTCTGTTGCATGGTATCCAACTTCTCAATTATATACTCCAGTTTCTTGCAGCATATCTCATTAGCAATCCTTGTGCTGTAATCACATTTTTCAAATGGAAGATATTCACAAGCACTTTTGATTTCCTCACGCAATGTTGTTTGAATTTCCTACTCCAACAAAAACATAATTAAGCAGTGAGCTATCATGAATGATTTGTGGCATGCATACTGCGTTAAATAAAAACCAATTGATGAGCAGATGCATATATTTACATAGTCAATTTGATGGAGACAAAGTAACATTGGACagagcaaaattttgcatacagCACTTTAAAACAACTGTTGATTTTTCCAATAGTCTCTCTAGCATGAGATTAGTGAGGATTGAGACACATAACTGGTAACAACAGGAACACGCAGCCTAACGATCTGAGGGCAGGCAGTGGGCTGGTTACCTTCATAGAGATCATGAACTAGCGGCAGTGCGCGCCTACTGCATCGGTGCGAGGGCCCTGAGAGTTTCCCAGCTCCTCCATCACCGCTCCCGCAAGCTCCAGGACCCGCACTATCCGCTGCACACGCACAACAAACATCCAGCCAGCCCAAGGAACCGAACTGACAACCACCGAGATCGGGGTGCGGGCCGTGAGGTTACCTTGTCGACGTGTTGAAGGCGCTGCAGAGAGCTGCTCTGGCTCTGGGGAATCatcttcaccggcgacgaggaggAGAGGCGGCAGAGAAGGGGATCGGTGGCGCCGAAGGTTGGACGGAGTGCCGTGATCTGGTGGCTTTGGGCCTAGGTTGGGCTGAAAGGGAGAAATCAAATcggcgacgacgaggacgagctcGAGCGGTCGAGCTGGTCAGCTTGCTGGATAGAGCGAGGCCGGCCACTGGCTACGCGCCGAGGCGGCGAGGGGCGGGGGCAGCGCGACGCTGCCGGCTGCCAGGGTTCCCCGTTCCCGATTGCGGCCGGCGTTTGCTCTCGGACTCTCGGAGGAATCAGCGAGTAGTGGGAAAGGCCGGATGGGCCGTCGGGTGTGTCATGTGGGCTGGCTTGTGGACTGCTTTGCGTTTGGAGTCAAGTTAGAGTCACAGAATAGCAATTCCACATCTTAACTATATATTGGCTTTCCTAGATTTAGCAAGTTCCATACCAAGGCTCAATACAATCAAAGTCCGTAGCGTCTACCGATTTCACCATATTCccattttacttttttttttaaacCAGGATTTCTTGTATAATTTAATCCATcttttagtttttttttgaatcattgaattcattattcgaCGTAGTCTAGCAACTCATCTCTATTTGAGACACCTCGCTCGCTTATTGCAATTCAGAATTGAATTGATTTTATCATTAATATATTTGCAATTCAATCTGAATGAATGTATCCAAAAGTTTTTCTCTCTCCCACGCCCCTCATTCCTTTTTTAGAGTATTCAAAATCATACTATAAACGCTTGATATTCATTCTCTTTTTTTCTAAGCTGAATTAGAATTTTCATTTGCTATGGCTTTTTCTATGTGTTTATTAGATATACACCATATCTATCTATataataaaaacaatatatctaaaaagttaaaatatcttataatttagaacgtatGGACCGTGGGTTCACAGGCTGGGCTGGGCTGTATGCTAGTCGTGGGAAATCTCTCaacttgtgttgtcatcaatatCAATTGTCTTTAATTTAAAGTAATTATAATAGATAACGATAGCATATCCTAGCAAATAAGAACCAAAAGGAGTCCATATAAGATTCAGTTAATTCTAATTTAGGAACAATCTACATAAGATAGAGAATGTTTAAAAAATATATGTAGGGAACTAGTTTAATATTTTTTGAGCTAAATCTAATTTTCTATTATTCTTTAAGATTATAAAACAagattttaggatttttaattgcaTAGTTTTTCATTAAATACTTAATTTTTTTAATAGTCCTTTATAGACCGATTTACCCCCTAAGTATCATTGGAGTGTAGTCTGACTTACCTTCCTCTTGGCTGATGTCTACGTAGGATGGTTGACATGTTGCCATGTCAACAAAAACCACTATAAGAAAAACACTCATCGTGCAAAAACAAATTGTTTTGGAAGTTAAATTGTCAAAAAAATAGTTTTATAAGTGAGGGGGAAATCAAATGACCACGAAAGTTATGGggtgagcatctccaagagtctttgtatatcttactctctaaatcatcatttatagcgtcatttgcataaaaatcggtTTCTATATCTTTCCACTAGTACAGAAATCATTTTTTAGCGACGCCACCCTTTTCTATCAGAGGCGGTTCAACTAGCACGCCGCCTCTAACCGCGCCGGTGGGCACTGTAGCTCTGTGACCGCCTCGGCGCCTCTGAATATCCAAGTTCAGGGGCGGTTCTATTAAGAAAACCGCCTCCGATAGACGTCCATTTTCATAGGCGGTTGCTTTAAGAGAACCGCCCCTGAAAATGGATCTTCAGAGGCGGTCCGCTCTCCAACAGTTTTTTTATATCTTGTATGCACTCTAGAGAGTTATTCTACGAGAAATCTAGAATATAAGATCAACTCCAAAAAAAATAGTTAAATGTTTTGTAAAGCTAAATATAGCTATTATTGAGAAAAAATTTATTCCAACATATTATGTAAACGCCTCCCTAAATTTAGTTGTTGTCTATTCCTGAAAATTTGGTCGATAGATTTAGACGACGAGAGTCACTAGCTATCCGACCTTTTCCCGCACAGTGCCTCATCCCCTGCACGAACGTGCCATCCTAGACTCACAAGGTGCTCAACGCAATGCTCAAGCCGAGCGCGCCACAACTAGGTGCCGAAGATAACTGGGTTATGGCGCGCCAAATAAAAATGTTGTTGGAGagtatttttttaattaaaatctCTATTCCCAATAAACATTACCGTCTAATCTAAATCCAACCATCAATACTCATCCTCAGCCATGGGATTGAACACCTTCTCCCTTGTTGCTAGTTTATCTTCACTTTCAGACACCTGTAGGATATAAAATGTGTCCTAATAATAAAAAAGAATATAAAAAGTCTCTTGGatttgtttttttctctctcttccgaTACATCCCTCAGAAGGAACGATCGTGATAATATGGGGAAGTTAGTACTCGGTATAAAATGACAATATACTAGCGACAAATCATGGAAGTTTCCATTGAATGTGTAGTCGTCTCCATCAGTTGTAACCGCAGGATGGCCGAGTCACTAGTAGCTCGCCAAACCCTTCAAAAAGTCGACGGCAGGACATCAAGAAATTGACACCGGAATCCGGATCAACATGATCCAGTGACCAGTCCACCGAAATAAACTGAGCCGCAACTGCTGATCCGTGAACAGAGAACATGTCGGCATTGCGGCATTCTCTACCGATCATCCTCCTGCAGCTGTACATGCTCTGCGTCCTACCACCGGCGGCGGCTAAGGTCACTGCGCTGATCGTGTTCGGCGACTCAACGGTCGACACGGGCAACAACAACTACATCTCCACGCTCCTCAAGAGCGACTTCGCGCCCTATGGCCGCGACCTCCGGCCGCCGGGAAGCGGCAGTGGTGGCCAGCCCACCGGGCGGTTCTCCAACGGCCGCCTCGCCATCGACTTCATCTCCGAGGCTTTTGGCCTCCCCCCACTCGTGCCGGCGTACCTGGACCCCAACGTCAACATGAGCAGCCTTGCCACCGGCGCCTGCTTCGCTTCTGCAGGAGCCGGCTACGACAACGCCACGTCTGATCTTTTTGTAAGAAAGACGCCATCGTGCTCGTGCACAAAAAAATAGGTTCTTTGTTACGACGCCAGTGAACGCCGCCTCCGACAAACATGTCGATCCGTTTTGCAGTCCGTTCTGCCGCTGTGGAAAGAGCTGGACTACTTCAAAGAGTACGCGGCGAAGCTGAGGAGCTTCCAGGGCGAGGACAGAGCTCAGGAGACGCTGTCGGAGGCGCTCTACGTCGTGAGCATGGGCACCAACGACTTCCTGGAGAACTACTACGCCGTGAGGAGCGGCCACGCGGCGGAGTACGCGGAGTCGGCGTCGGGCTACGCGGGCTACCTCCTGGGCGTGGCGGAGTCGTTCGCGCGCGCGCTGCACGCGCTGGGCGCGCGCAAGCTGGACCTCAACGGGCTCCCGCCCATGGGGTGCCTCCCGCTGGAACGCCACGCGGTCACGGGCGCCTGCACCGAGGAATACAACGACGTGGCGCGGGCCTTCAACGCAGGCCTCCGCGACCTGGTGGCGCGCCTGGACGGCGATGGCGGCGCCAGGGTCGTCTACGGCGACGTGTACGGCCCTGTGGCGGACGTGCTCGCCGACCCGGCGGCGTACGGGTTCGAGGACGTCCGGGCCGGGTGCTGCGGCACCACGGGGCGGTTCGAGATAGGGTACATGTGCAACGAGGCCAGCCCGCTTACGTGCGCGGACGCCGGCAAGTACGCGTTCTGGGACGCCATCCACCCCACGGAGCACCTCCACTGCTTCCTCGCCGACCGCAAGATGAACACCACGCTCTACGTGTTCCAGTAAAAAAACATGGAACAGGGTCGCATCGCCGTTGCTTCGTTATCAAATTAAACAGCAGACAACAGTAAATCAATCCGTGAATCGAGCGATGCGGTTGTTCAACCATTTGCTGCAAGAGAGGGAAAGAAATGAAGCTACTACAAGACGTATACGGTTATGTTAGTTTCCCTGTCATGCAAAGCAATGGCGTGGAGGCAAGGACGCGTAGACATGTGCGACGCAACTACGGCCATGTTCTGCTGCATTTTTCAGCGAAcgcagtattttcctctcacaatcaATCAGTATAAACCGAATTTGAGCTAAACGAACCGGGCCTACACCTACTGACCTACATTTTCATTTTCTTCGTGCAAAACGGAGGATCATGTCAGTCCGCACACCCTAAAACTGCTACATAATTTTGATAACTACCACCttagaaaaaaaacatcatttTAACACCTTATCGCTCAAAGCACAGTTTTCTTATGTCAGTCCGCAATAAATTTTCTCACCCTACAAAACTCTGTCGTGCTAATACAAAAGAAGGTGATGAATGGCACATCTAAAGCATTTCATTTTTCCTAAAAAGCAGGCGCCTGAAATCTGGCTTTGCTTTAGGCGACAACGTGATCCTTTGATCTAGTTTCAAGGTTCGTACATCTGATCCGTTAGATCTCCATCTCATGACTCACAATCGTTGCCTCAACAAATGCTAGTTTTCAATCACCTCCGAACAGAGCAAATCCCAAAGCATTTCGCATGTCTCCGAAGTCCACCTATTCTCCACCAACCGGTCATCTAGTAACATTACTCAATAACCACAAACAATGACCGAAAACAACTGAATAGATGAACTGTATTCCTTTGAGCAACACATGAGTAAGCTCCATCAAACTAGAGTCTCCCTTCT is from Miscanthus floridulus cultivar M001 chromosome 7, ASM1932011v1, whole genome shotgun sequence and encodes:
- the LOC136462856 gene encoding GDSL esterase/lipase At2g04570-like, producing MSALRHSLPIILLQLYMLCVLPPAAAKVTALIVFGDSTVDTGNNNYISTLLKSDFAPYGRDLRPPGSGSGGQPTGRFSNGRLAIDFISEAFGLPPLVPAYLDPNVNMSSLATGACFASAGAGYDNATSDLFSVLPLWKELDYFKEYAAKLRSFQGEDRAQETLSEALYVVSMGTNDFLENYYAVRSGHAAEYAESASGYAGYLLGVAESFARALHALGARKLDLNGLPPMGCLPLERHAVTGACTEEYNDVARAFNAGLRDLVARLDGDGGARVVYGDVYGPVADVLADPAAYGFEDVRAGCCGTTGRFEIGYMCNEASPLTCADAGKYAFWDAIHPTEHLHCFLADRKMNTTLYVFQ